The Microbacterium sp. Nx66 genome contains a region encoding:
- the rpsG gene encoding 30S ribosomal protein S7 → MPRKGPAPKRPVVNDPVYGAPIVTSLVNKILVDGKKSLAESIVYGALRGVEAKNGQDAVATLKKALDNVRPTLEVRSRRVGGSTYQVPVEVKPHRANTLALRWLVSYAKGRREKTMTERLQNEILDASNGLGAAVKRREDTHKMAESNRAFAHYRW, encoded by the coding sequence ATGCCTCGTAAGGGTCCCGCCCCCAAGCGCCCCGTCGTCAACGACCCGGTCTACGGCGCACCGATCGTCACCTCGCTGGTGAACAAGATCCTCGTCGACGGCAAGAAGTCGCTGGCCGAGTCGATCGTCTACGGCGCCCTCCGCGGCGTCGAGGCGAAGAACGGCCAGGACGCCGTCGCCACCCTGAAGAAGGCGCTCGACAACGTGCGCCCCACGCTCGAGGTCCGCAGCCGCCGTGTCGGTGGCTCGACCTACCAGGTTCCGGTCGAGGTCAAGCCGCACCGTGCGAACACCCTCGCGCTGCGCTGGCTCGTGAGCTACGCCAAGGGTCGTCGTGAGAAGACGATGACCGAGCGTCTTCAGAACGAGATCCTGGACGCGTCGAACGGCCTGGGTGCCGCGGTCAAGCGCCGTGAGGACACCCACAAGATGGCCGAGTCGAACCGCGCGTTCGCTCACTACCGCTGGTAA
- the rpsL gene encoding 30S ribosomal protein S12, whose product MPTIQQLVRKGRSPKVTKTKAPALKANPQQAGVCTRVYTTTPKKPNSAMRKVARVKLRNGTEVTAYIPGEGHNLQEHSLVLVRGGRVKDLPGVRYKIVRGALDTQAVKNRKQARSRYGAKKG is encoded by the coding sequence GTGCCAACCATTCAGCAGTTGGTTCGCAAGGGTCGCTCGCCCAAGGTCACGAAGACCAAGGCGCCCGCGCTCAAGGCGAACCCGCAGCAGGCCGGGGTCTGCACCCGCGTCTACACCACCACCCCGAAGAAGCCGAACTCGGCGATGCGCAAGGTCGCTCGTGTGAAGCTCCGCAACGGGACCGAGGTCACCGCGTACATCCCGGGTGAGGGCCACAACCTGCAGGAGCACTCCCTGGTGCTCGTCCGCGGCGGTCGTGTGAAGGACCTCCCCGGTGTGCGTTACAAGATCGTCCGTGGTGCCCTGGACACCCAGGCCGTCAAGAACCGTAAGCAGGCTCGTTCCCGCTACGGCGCGAAGAAGGGTTGA